Sequence from the Salinicoccus sp. Bachu38 genome:
TCGCCCGTGCACTCATCATGGACCCTGAAGTGCTGATCCTGGACGACTCCCTGTCGGCGGTGGATGCCGAGACGGAAGAGCAGATCCTTGCCAATATCCAGTCGAATCGGACCGGCAAGACGAACATCATCACCGCCCACCGGATGAGTGCGGTCAGCCACGCCGATCTGATCATCGTCATGGACAGCGGCACAATCATCGAACATGGTGATCATTATGAACTGATGAAGCAGAGGGGCTGGTACCATGATACGTATAATGCCCAGGCACTCCGCGAAGCACTCGAGAGCTCGCTGGATGACCTTGTTCAAAGGGAGGATGGTTAGATGCAAGACAATCAGTTCAATCTCTCCTTCAATGACCAGAAGAATGTACTTTTCAGGCTGATGAAGTATACGCTGCCCTTCAAGGGGACACTGACACTCGGCTTCATCATGCTGATCCTCTCCACCATCACCGGTGTTGCCACACCGTACCTGGTGATGGTCTTCATCGATGACTACCTCACACCGGGCGTCTTCCCGGAAGGGGACATGATGTGGCTTGTCACGATCTTCGTTGTGGTGCAGCTGGTCGGGGCGGCGACCACCTATATGCAGATCTATCTGTTCCAGTATCTGGCATTCAAAGTCATCCAGCAGCTCCGGATAGATGCATTCGACAAGATAGGCAGGCTCGGCATGCGGTATTTTGACAAGGTGCCCGGTGGCAGTGTCGTATCAAGGATCACCAATGATACCGAAGCGATCGTCGAGATGTTCATCGGTGTGCTGGCCACTTTCCTTATGGCCTTCTTCATGGTCATATCGAGTTTCGTCATGATGTTTATCCTGGATGTCAGGCTTGCTCTCCTGGCACTCCTGTTCATGCCTGTGATCATATTCATACTCGCGGTCTACAGGAAATACTCCGCCAACTTCTTCTCCCATGCACGCCAGCTGCTCAGTGATTTGAACGCCAAGCTCGCCGAGTCGATCGAAGGCATGAAGATCATCCAGGTGTTCAATCAGGAAGACCGCCTTGGCAGGGAGTTCAATGAAATAAACGAAATGCACTACAAGTACAACATGAGGAACGTGAGGCTCGATGGGCTGCTTCTCCGGCCGGCCATCAGTATGATCTATGTACTGGCCATTGCGCTCATCCTCGGCTATTTTGGGCTGCTCAGCTTCAGCTCGACGGTGACCGCCGGTGTCATCTTCGCCTTCATCCAGTATATGGAGCGGTTTTTCGAACCGATCAACCAGGTCAGCCAGAATCTGAACATATTCCAGCAGGCGCTCGTTGCGGCGAGCCGTGTGTTTGCATTGATGGACGATGGGCGGATCGAACCGCACCAGCCGGAGGACTCCGGCTACCGGATTACCGATGGCCACATCGAATTCAGGAATGTCACTTTCAGCTATGACGGCAGGACGGATGTGCTGAAGGATATTTCATTCACGGCCCGGCCGGGCGAAACGGTTGCACTGGTCGGCCATACGGGTTCCGGCAAAAGCTCGATCATCAACCTCTTCATGCGGTTCTACGAGTTTTCCGAAGGGGAGATTCTGGTCGACGGACACTCCATAAAGGACATTCCAAAGCGTGAGCTGAAAGGGAAGGTGGGGCTCGTGCTCCAGGATCCCTTCATCTTCTATGGCACGGTGGAATCGAACATCAGGCTCTACCATCCGGAAATGACTTTCCAGCAGGTCGAAGTGGCAGCGGAGTTCGTCTATGCGGACAAGTTCATCAACAGGCTGCCGGACGGGTACCAGCACCGGGTGATCGAAAAGGGCGGAGCCTTCTCGAGCGGCGAACGGCAGCTGCTGGCCTTTGCACGCACCATGGCCATGGATCCGAAAATACTGATCCTTGATGAGGCGACGGCCAACATCGACTCCGAGACCGAGGAGCAGATCCAACAGTCGCTCGAACGGATGCGCAGGGGCAGGACCACACTGGCGATCGCCCACCGTCTGTCGACCATCCAGGATGCAGACCAGATCCTCGTGCTGAACCAGGGTGAAATCGTGGAACGCGGCAACCATGATGCCCTGATCCGGTATGGCGGCATCTACCATAAAATGTACCAGCTGCAGAACGGCCAGCATCAATTGTCATAGAAAGTTCTAAAATGTGGACCCAAAAACTACTTCTACCTCCATCATGTCTGTTAAAATGACATCTGAATGGAGGTATTTCTATGGGTAGCGAAGTGACTTTTCTCCTCGCATTCGGGGCCGGCGTACTGAGTTTCGTCTCACCGTGCGTACTTCCGGTCTTCCCCGCGTTCATCTCCTATATAACAGGGATGAGCTATAATGAAGTCGAGAGCCAGAAATTCAATTTCCGGGCGATCCTTCATACAGTTTTCTTTCTTATCGGATTCAGTCTTATATATATCGCACTCGGGTTCGGCACAGCGTTCTTTGGCGGCCTGCTCATAGAATATTCCGACCTGATCCGCCAGCTCGGCGCCATACTCATCGTCGTA
This genomic interval carries:
- a CDS encoding ABC transporter ATP-binding protein; translation: MQDNQFNLSFNDQKNVLFRLMKYTLPFKGTLTLGFIMLILSTITGVATPYLVMVFIDDYLTPGVFPEGDMMWLVTIFVVVQLVGAATTYMQIYLFQYLAFKVIQQLRIDAFDKIGRLGMRYFDKVPGGSVVSRITNDTEAIVEMFIGVLATFLMAFFMVISSFVMMFILDVRLALLALLFMPVIIFILAVYRKYSANFFSHARQLLSDLNAKLAESIEGMKIIQVFNQEDRLGREFNEINEMHYKYNMRNVRLDGLLLRPAISMIYVLAIALILGYFGLLSFSSTVTAGVIFAFIQYMERFFEPINQVSQNLNIFQQALVAASRVFALMDDGRIEPHQPEDSGYRITDGHIEFRNVTFSYDGRTDVLKDISFTARPGETVALVGHTGSGKSSIINLFMRFYEFSEGEILVDGHSIKDIPKRELKGKVGLVLQDPFIFYGTVESNIRLYHPEMTFQQVEVAAEFVYADKFINRLPDGYQHRVIEKGGAFSSGERQLLAFARTMAMDPKILILDEATANIDSETEEQIQQSLERMRRGRTTLAIAHRLSTIQDADQILVLNQGEIVERGNHDALIRYGGIYHKMYQLQNGQHQLS